The following proteins are co-located in the Meriones unguiculatus strain TT.TT164.6M chromosome 4, Bangor_MerUng_6.1, whole genome shotgun sequence genome:
- the Dynlrb1 gene encoding dynein light chain roadblock-type 1 isoform X2 → MAEVEETLKRLQSQKGVQGIIVVNTEGIPIKSTMDNPTTAQYANLMHNFILKARSTVREIDPQNDLTFLRIRSKKNEIMVAPDKDYFLIVIQNPTE, encoded by the exons GCAGAAGTGGAGGAAACACTCAAGAGACTTCAGAGCCAGAAAGGAGTGCAAGGAATCATTGTGGTGAACACAGAAG GCATTCCCATCAAGAGCACCATGGACAATCCCACTACTGCACAATATGCCAACCTCATGCACAACTTCATCTTGAAGGCACGGAGCACTGTGCGCGAAATTGACCCCCAGAATGACCTGACCTTCCTTCGAATTCGCtccaagaaaaatgaaattatggtGGCACCAG atAAAGACTATTTCCTGATTGTGATTCAGAATCCAACTGAATAA